The sequence below is a genomic window from Pelmatolapia mariae isolate MD_Pm_ZW linkage group LG9, Pm_UMD_F_2, whole genome shotgun sequence.
TTAGTAGATTAACCCAGGCAGGACACCTTGACCTGACAAGTAAGGAAATCAATATGTTTTCAAGGGAGTTGACAGATAAAGTGTACGACCATGTCGAGTCAACATATTTAGCCCCCACGATGCAAATGGGTAAAAGTCTCTCAGAGTCTGACTTCTCTAAGACTTCACAGGGTGACTGTAACGAGCCCTCTGCTCCTGATGTGGTCTATGTGCTCATAGAAGATTCAGTGGAAAGGTTCTTACAAAACCTTCTTTTCTGGTTGGAGAATGAAACTTTAACCCAAACTATTATAAATGACAAAATTTCTGGTGCCGTGGAAGATATAGTAAGAGTGCTGACCCCATCAAAGGAAGAAGTTATGATTGGACCAGATGCTGGTGAAACAAGCGACAGACTGTTTACATCACAGTCAAGTCCAGTTACTGATCTCACCAATCAACCAGTCTGTGTGAGTGCAGAAGACCTGGACCTGGTTTCAAATACAAGCAGTGATCAGGCATCAGTCTCTGACACTGAACCCACAGAGGGTCAAAATCAGCCAGCAACCTCTGAAAACACAGAGGAAGAACTGTTAGAAACATCAGTGTCACCTGATGATAGGCTAATTGCCAATCAATTTACCAGTGTTCTATTTCTGATAATTgaaaataaattgcacaaaaatgcCAGACATCTTCTGGATACAGAAAAATTATACTTAGCTATCAACCACCTGACAGATTTGGTACTTTCTGAAGTGAGACGCACCGAATCCCTGGaaattcttaaaaacaacaggGCTGAATTAGTCGTGGACACAGCTGAAGGCCTTATCAAGGAGTTTGGATCTGCAGTCAAGTTCTTCGATGTAATGATATCAGAAGATTCATCTTTTTACGACACTATTCTGAAGCATCTAGCGAAGAATCTCAGTGTCTACAGGAATCCTCCAAAGAAATCCAAACTCGCCAGGTTTTTCTCAGCAGTGTTAAAAGAAGCTGCTGCTTTTAAGGCAGTACTGATGACTAAATTGTCATCTTGAATTTTTTCAAATACCTCTTTTAAAATCTTAAAGCAGTCTGGCCTCAGAGTTAACATCAGaggtatattttattttaaaactatttcATTCGACTTTAATTAGACTGAGAAATATTCTTCATCGTGTCTCCTCGTATTATCGTTACCATCACTCCCCAACGGCCGAGGCAGATGGCCGTCCcttctgagcctggttctgccggaggtttctgcCTGTTGGtagtttttcctctccactgtcgccaagtgcttgctcataagggatTATTAATTAATTGGGGTTTTCTTGCTGCTACTGTAGGGTCTCtatcttacagtataaagcaacTTGAGGAGACGGTTGTGATGTGATGCTATATTACAAATATTAAATTCATCTGAATCTTAAAAACATGTAATAAAGCATCACATCACCATCAAATcaacaactgaaaaacaaaataaaaaaccaaACCTAAATTGAAAACTGTTTGTGATTTGTCTTGTGCTTTCAAAATATATTGTCAAATATGAAAAGCTGCATTTCTATGCTCTGGTCATTAGTACTGGTATTTTAATGTAAGCAAACACAGGCAGCATACACCGATGTGGAAGTACTACGGATGAAGATGCAAagaaaccatgaaataattaatGAAATAGTGAagtttatgaataaaataaacaactgTAGCACCGTCTCAGTCTCGTCGAATCGCCCCTCTGCCTCTTCCATTCTAGCATCAACTCTTCTTAACCCTCGTCTAATATGTGCAtattgtttgttgttgtctttcctAAAGTCACGAAGCTGTTTCGGGATGTTCAGGAGGCTGGGCTCGTCTGCATCCGTGCCCTCTGTGGCTAACCTTAGCTCGGGAGAGTAGCTCCTATCCACGTGGCTTTTCTCTGTCTCCTCTTCTGTCTGAGTTGTGCCTCTCAAACTTCTTGTCACTACCCCCGTTTCCATATTTAAAAGCAATCTCACCTATTATCAGAAAGATTACTGTATCTTATTATAAGAGAAATTACTCCCACTTCCTGGTGTTTGGAGTCTCTAAAGTAAGCAAATGTGGTAAAGGGTGTGGGTGATTCTGGGATTGATGCAGGAGGGCgacagaaataaaaagtaaaatataaaatatttgctGTTATTGACTTTCCTTTACAATATCAAACACTGAGCCAGATGCACAATAGTCATGTACATCACACGTAAACACATTAATGTAAAAAACACAGAGGTTAGGCCATCAAAGTGTGTGTAAAAGAAGTGTTTATGTCTGTCTTGCAGTTTCTGTTCCTGTGCGAGGTTTGCAGTGGAGAGCTCAGACCACACAGGACCCCGTCCTCTCCAAACCCTGCTCAGCTCTCTGGTACCAGCACACCCACGCACAACTGGCCACCTTAAAAAATTGTACAGTTTTGAGCTCAATAACCTGCAGGTGAAAAATCTGTAGATCAGTCATCGTTGCTCTGTGGTGTTAAGATGCTGAATACAAGGAGAATAAAAGTGGATCATAATCGATACCAAAACGGATCTTTATCCATGGAATCAGTAGCTTAAAATCAGGAATTTCAGGCTTCATAATCATGGttaatttaagaaaataaataaaaataggtgTGACCATATTTGACGATTATGATCTAATTCAAGCAAGTAGAAAACGGAATAATAATTATCCATAACTGTGGATGAACTGGCCGTTAgatgaactgcagtttttgtcctTTGAGTGTGGCAGGTGGTTTCTTGATGGCTCACACCGTTCCCCTCTCTCACCTCCTGCAGGGGGCAGTGTCCAGCTCTCTCACCTGTCTGCAGCTGCACAAGAGGGCGGAGCGAGTGGCAGCTCTGCTGATGGAGAGAGGCGGTCTGCAGGAAGGAGATCGTGTCGCTCTGGTGTACCCGCCAGGTGAGAGACGATGCAGATGTTAAATGTACTTTTCAGGTGACAGCACCTGGACACTGCAAGCATCGTTCACACCAGTGTGTCTCCTTCTGCAGGTATAGACCTGATTGCAGCCCTTTATGGCTGCCTGTACGCCGGCTGCGTTCCCATCACAGTGCGACCGCCTCACCCTCAGAACATCTCCACCACCCTGCGCACTGTTAAGATGATTGTCGAGGTCAGACTCTTAATTTGTCTGTTAAACCGATGCGGTTTCTCTTTCAGTCAGACCTCCAGGGCTCAAGCTCTCGCTCCCAGCTAATTCCAGACTCGTATGGCTCTGGCTGACTTCTGATTTCTTCTGGGGAAAAAAGGGAGGTtaatttcttcttctgtctttctcttcctAATTGTGCAGGTGAGTCACTCGGCGTGTGTGATGACCACCGCCGTCATCTGTAAGCTGCTGCGCTCCAAAGAGGCCATGGCCACGATGGACATCAGGAACTGGCCCCCAGTCCTGGACAGCGGTACAGTGTTTCATTCATATCCGCACAGGGAAATCACGCTCGCATTAAGTACTTTAATTTAACATAAATGCAGGTCGTGCACAGCCGCCTCACAATGCAGTCTGAGTAGTTCTGGTTGCAGATATAAACCTAAAGAATGCACATTAAATGAAATCCTCTGCTGTGATGAAACCTGCCTTTACAGCTCCATCACTCTGTGATTTATcgaaaaataaaaacttgctGTAGCTGCAAGTCTGTGGAGTTCCCCACCACTGTTTTAGAGACTCAAAGCACCAGGAAGTGGGAATATAATAAGGAATTTTAGGTCCCTGATAAAAATGAGCAGATTTTATCCAGTTTGGTAACTTTTACATCACTAGAGAAGAAAATATAGCCACATTATTATAATTACTAtggttatttttgtatttttggaaaAGAGGTTGCCCAGTTTTGATACATTTGAAGGTTTGCAGCAGAGACAGAATCACATTTTCTGCTTATTTTAATGACTTTAGAAACCAGAAGcctgattgtttgttttttacattgaGACAAAGTTTACACAGAAGGACTATATCGGGTCTTTTTTAAAGTGACTTTCAGGGATTTAGGATCTCTGAAGAAAAACTATCAATTTTTATTACTTAGAGATTTTTCAACATCTAACAAGGACAGACGAGGACAAAGTTATATTGTCCTGATTTTTGCGTAACTTTAAGAATTTGAATatgaagagaagaaaagatCCATGAACGTAATGATTCAAAGGGTTCAAATATCTTTGAATTTATGTGCTTCAATATATTTTTCGGACtgaggaaaacagaaaaaaggttAAGTATTCTGAAGAGCGTAAGATTACGAAAAAACTACAGATATGAAATATCCAGATTTTAGAGGCCCAGAGAGGTGAAGAGCAAAGCAGCAAACAGagaaagctttgtaaaggaaacaGTTTTAGCTTCATCCTTTTTTAATCCTTTAATCTTGACCTGCTGTCACCAACCTGCGCTCTGTGCAAGGCTGTCTGTGCGCAGAAACAACATCACATCAGAGGGTCTGCTGTTGTTGGCTCGGGCTGTGAAATCCAGCTCGACTCTGACTCACATCTATATCTGGGGAAACCACCTGGAGGAGCCCGTATGCCAGGTACACCCCTCAGATCTCTGTTTCATCTTCTCCTCTAACATCCCATCACCCCTCTAACAGATCCACACCATAAAAGTGCACATGAGTATTATACACAACAGCATCAGCACCCTGCAGACACACAGGTTAGATGTGACTATAATGGCTTCATCAGATTTGGACTCTCAGAGAATAAAAACCGTTCAGAAGTCTCCTGAGAATTATCAAGATTTTAGGATTTCTACACAGTTGAACAAATTCCTTGATATTCATCAGTGTGTTTAATGGTTCACAGCATTTAGAAACTGTTCATATTTAATTCTGTATAGtttatgttgcttttaaattaatccctaaatttttttttctgattttcaatgtttttttgaCATCAGGGTTTTTAACTGTAAGTAAAATGCAaatgagattttatttttaaatttgattggGACCTCTAACAGCCATTCATTTAATGAATGGACCAGTGTCTACTTTTAatagtgttttgttgttttttttctttttctctactGCTCTGCCACACTGAGAGGAACCAGTTCTGTGGTTCAAGCATCTGACAAAGCTTCTGCTGGGAGGAGTGTTTTGGGCATGTCCTACCAGTAGGAGGCCCAGAACAGACTCAGGACACGCTGGAGGGATTACATCTATTGGCTAGCATGAGAACGCCTTCAAGTTCCCCCGGGTGAGCTGGCAGATTGGGCCCAGACTGCTGACCCGTGACCAATAACCAAGCCAtcacaaatttatttttaagtgaCTTGATTATTAGTTTCAACCTGCCCCTGTCTATTCTGGAAAACAAGAGCAAATACAGCCCAGTATGTTGCAGAACGACCACTTCAGCTGGTGGTGAGAGATGGGCTGTGAGAGACCAAAGTGACATGTCCTTCTCTTTCAAAGTTATCTAAGCTCAGCTCTCTACTGCACACAAGCACAACATTCAAAGATGTAGTTGAAGCTGAATTTGGGTGAACAGAAAGCGATCCCTGCCGCTATAATCACAAGATGGAATTCAACACTGAGACAAGTAAAGGCTGTTCTTCAATGTGAACATCTAAAACTCACTGCTCTTCTTGAAATGGCTGCGCACAAGGAGTTATTATTCACTGCATGAACCTGTTGAAGGAGATGGTGGACAACTTGAAGCTTTATGGAGAAGCAACAGATTTGACACAAGGTGAGGAAATAGTCAGGATCAGTCCTGCTGTTCCATCCGTGCTGGGGGTTAGGTGACAAACCTAGCTACAGCTAAGTCACTACCTGGATATTGCTGATGGACAGAACGCCCTGTTGTTCTGGGCAATGAACATGCAGACTCTTCCTTCACTGTTTCATGTGGCCACCAGGCAGTACCTGCATGTAGTGCTGCAGTGGAGCGTGTTTTCAGCTATGGTGGCAACATTCAACGGCCTCATCGTGCACAAATGACCGACAGACTTTTGGCCAGTTTGGTCTTTTGCAAATGCAATGCAGAATAGTTCgttgtctcacacacacacacacacacacacacacacacacacacacacacacacacacacacacaatttttcTCTGTCACTCACACATGGACACATACAAACATGTTGACACATAAACTAGATGAGAGAGGACATGCTAATCACACTGCACTACATTCACTGcgatgtttctttgttttgtaatGTGGAAATCTCAGTACTTTTTGTCgcttttgcatttttcattgAATGTTTATTCTGTGAATTAATAGTTTAAAAGAAGACTATTTTTGCAGCTAAGTTTAACTGAGCTGTACATTATAGAGGTGCGATTTCAGAATTACTTTGTGTATATTCTGTAAGTTTGCTGGTTTCAGCATGTGTTGAGATAAACGCAGAAAGAACACATGGTCCATTATATACAATTAACATATAATTGCAACATTGTTTTCTACGTTACAATATGAAGTGGCATGAGACAGGATTTGTTGACCGgtgctgtatgaataaaaatgaacagatCTAAAGAAGGTGGTCCTGAAATTTGGGTTTATCAGAACAGGACAGATGGATGACCACAGCCCTCTCAGCACAGGGCTGACAGGATGTTTCCccacataataaataaaaacacaaaatagatTAAGACACATTACTAAACCAAACTTAAAGATAAAAGTGCAATTACTGGATTTGTTTGATCAGCTCTTGCTTTTCAAAGACAGTGAGGAGCAAAGTACAATTAAAAGTGCTTTTTCTCATGAAGACGTTTAAGCAGCAGTGTAGTAAATAAGGATCTGTGTCCACCAATCCTCAGCAGTGACAACACTTAAACGCTATAGTTCAAGATCCTCAGTGCACACCTTTTCTCCACTGTGCTAAAAATGCTCTTAGCTGATAAAGTAGAGGAGAAAAGTTTGACATATTTCACAATCATTAAATTTTAGAGAAGCCTCTGAAAACGAGGTCACGCTTACTTCCAAGCTAAAACCTCTGCTTGTGCTCACAGACCCTAAATCGCAACAAATAAGATAATAACAACACAAGTGACTACAAAGTGATAGCAGAGGCTGGAGAAGAGCAAGCACAAAGTGAGACAATGTGTGCACACTTTCTAGTGGTACCACTCTTCATATACCAGTTTGGTAATGTCCTAAATGCAGCACGTTAGTCCATCAAATTCCATCTGAGCTTTGAAGAAAACACACTCTGCTCTTCCTGGATTTTCAGAGTTGTTCGGCTCATACAGGAAGTTCGCAGTCACAGTTAACATGTCGATGTTTGGCTCCTCCATCTCAGCCAGTGAGCCCGGTCACAATTTATTCTGAGGAAACAAAGAGgaacaaaaagacattttaagaagtttgctttgtgttgctgttgtttaCATTTAAGCTGaaataaaaggaataaaaatacaaagtttAATACTGAGAAAAGCGAGGTGGGGAAATGACTTGCAAATAAATTGATTGTGTACATGCTGCCATTGAAAGCCAGCAAGAAAGGACAGAGTTTTGGTCAGATCTGCTGTGGACTATCATTATTCATTTTCCTGTGACACATGTAGAGTTTCATACACATAACAGCATTCAAGAGATTCCAGATTCAAAgcgtttattgtcatgtgtacCAAGAAAAAGCATTTCTCTGTACAGTGAAATTCTTCTTCTGCTGTCCACTCACAGATGCCGGTTAATATGTACAatagataaaatacaaatagcatgaataaataaatggagacaaaaaagaaaaaattgatgTATGAAATAGATTTATGTGCAAAAGAGCTATGAGCTTAATATGCTGGTTGATATGTGAGATGACCTGATGTGCAAAAATTATTGGTACTGTTAAAAATAGGTCAGCTGTTCAAGAGTCTGATAGCAGTGGGGAAGGAGGAGTTGTTGAGTCGAGACGTTCTGGATTTCACACTTCTAGACCTCCGTCCTCAGGGCAGAAGTGTGAACAGTCCGTGTTGAGGGTGtgtggggtctttgaggatggaggcagctctcctctggactctgcgatgatagatgctctgcagagagggcagcaCAGTCTTGGTGATCTTCTCTGCAGTTGTTATCACTCTCAGCAGGCGTTTACGGCCCACAGCAGTAGTGCTGCCgtaccatgcagtgatgcagctggtcaatctgctctccacagtgcaGCTGTAGAACCTGCTGAGGATCTTGGCCGGCATAACAAATTTCCTCGGCCTTCTCAGGAAATAAAGCCGCTGCTGAGCCTTCTTGGCcagctgtgtggtgttcagtgtCCCGGTGTGGTCCTCAGAGATGTAGACCCCCAGGTATCTAaagctgctcaccctctccTTTGTCTTATCAGTGTTGAGGGTGACGTTGACCGTctggcctggatctcctccatgcctgcttcatgccctggggaatggggctatggctccccacactccctagcagatcattacgtggagaaacctttggaatacatGCGTGCTgatgcacacaggtgtacacacaggtgttcgcagacacaaactacacctttcttggctgctacctcaaagcacactgtgcactGTTGATCTTacatgctgcacaataacatttaatatttagtatctactgttatctactgttagctagtttattgtgatggtgttgtatttattatgttgctcttttttgtttgttttctcttctgtttgttttcttctccatacaggtgatcccggtgttttgtttgtttttctttttttcttcccccctttctcaccatctcgtctcccctctatttttctttctctccctctctctctttcattcattctttctccctgtcctatcccccagtcatgtctgtcccgtctgtaacaaccgaaaataaaataaaataaatacataattataataaaggtcaatcaaatggaccaatatggcaaagccatgatgatccacttggtaaagtaaatccgctagGCATcgttcttggccttcagacaacaattctgatggctaaagatccaaacgggacaggggaaaaaacaaccccccccccccaaaaagaataaacattgaatgaaaaatgcaaaagcagAACTTCCTGTTCAGACAAAAAGTACTGAGATTTACACAGTACAAAACAAATAACTATCGCAGTAAATTTAGTGCAGTGTGGATGATTCATGCTGTATTGCCAGGCACAAGTGTCCAGAAACTGTGATATGGAAGGCTGTTGAGGTTCATTTGTGATCCTCTTTTTCATCTGTTATTGGTCACGGGTCAGCAGTCTGGGCCCAATCTGCCAGCTCACCCGGGGGAACGCGAAGGCGTTCTCATCCTAGCCAACAGATGTAATCCCTCCAGCGAGTCTGTTCTGGGCCTCCTACTGGTAGGACATGCCTAAAACACTCCTCCCAGCAGAAGCTTTGTCAGATGCTTGAACCACAGAACTGGTTCCTCTCAGTGTGGCAGAGCAGTAACTCGAATTCACTCTGGTCGATCAAGCTGCTCACCCTACCTTTAAGAAAGAGCCCAGTTACCCATCAGAGGAaactcattttcattgttttatatgTGATGTCATTGTTTTGGTCAGTACCCAGAGCTTGTAACCATAAGTGAAGGTAGGAACATAGATCAGATACTGTCCCAGTATACCCTGGAGGTCGCCACCTGATGAAGCTGACACGAAGCCTGCAAAAAGGCAACCAAAGTGGAGACCCTCAACAACCTGCTATCACTAGAATGTGCCCATAAAAACCAGAAACAGAATctatgacaaaaaaagaagaggtcTGACGTCTCCCCGGCTGTACAGGGACCTCATACTCCCCAAGGACCCTGACAGGATCGCCATGTACACATGAATAGGACCCTATCCCTACTTTTATGGCGCAGCTGCATTGAACGAGCAACCTGACATGTTTTTTATGGACATGTAAAGTAGAGGGTTAACaatcttttgctgtgaatgACTTCAGCACTCTTTAAGGCTTTTTAAGCATCAACAGAAACTCTGCTCATGTgctaaaaatattaatattcacaaaacagatttattaaaatataaaaatattgctTGCTGATTAAGATCACACAACACATTGAACATTTCTCTTCTGCAACGAGCATCTCTGTTTATGTAATTATTTCAGGAGGTCTAGTTGAAGTCAATGTCTTAAAATATTAGAAATGATTGCCATTAATTGTGTTTGTGATGAACAAACAAAAGACTTTCACAAACTTAAATCTTTGCAGTTTAAATAATCTTTTAGTTGTCCCTGATGTGCGGTGGCATCAGGGCTTGCAGCAGTCTTTGTAGGCACATCTGTACCATTACAGTCGATGTTGTA
It includes:
- the LOC134634991 gene encoding disco-interacting protein 2 homolog C isoform X2, which gives rise to MERGGLQEGDRVALVYPPGIDLIAALYGCLYAGCVPITVRPPHPQNISTTLRTVKMIVEVSHSACVMTTAVICKLLRSKEAMATMDIRNWPPVLDSGTVFHSYPHREITLALSTLI
- the LOC134634991 gene encoding disco-interacting protein 2 homolog C isoform X1 yields the protein MERGGLQEGDRVALVYPPGIDLIAALYGCLYAGCVPITVRPPHPQNISTTLRTVKMIVEVSHSACVMTTAVICKLLRSKEAMATMDIRNWPPVLDSGCLCAETTSHQRVCCCWLGL